The Leptodactylus fuscus isolate aLepFus1 chromosome 1, aLepFus1.hap2, whole genome shotgun sequence nucleotide sequence agcaacTCCTTTGTTGTCTTGACTGTAtgttttgagtcattgtcctACTAGAAGACCCAGCCACAACCCATGTTTAATGTCCTAACGGAGGGAAGgcggttgtcactcaggattgtacggtacatggctccattcattctcccattgatgcggtgaagtagtcctgtgcccttagcagagaaacatccCCAAAACGTAatctttccacctccatgcttgacagtggggactgttctttgggtcataggcaacaTTTCTGTTCATCCAAACACGGCGAGTTGCGTTAATGTCAAAGAGCTCAATttgtgtctcatctgaccacagcaccttctcccaatcactctcagagtcatccagattggtcagaggagacaaaaattgagctctttggcaatTCAGGATTTTATtgttgatattctatctctcactgttacaaTTAAGCTACCCTTAAAATTACAGACTGTTCATGTTTTAGTCAGTCGGCAAACTCACAAAATCAGCAAAGGATCAAATAGTTATTTCCTTCTCTGTAAATTTGCTAGGTTCTTATGTGAAACCAAGTCAGACTCAATGAATAAATCTGCTTTCTCTCCCAAACATCTACTAAAGGTTATTTGTAACAAAGGAGCCTATCAGGCTTTCATGCTGCCATGGTCAGATACGAGGAatttatttaatagagatgagcaaaccacagTATTTTCCCTGGCTTTGTGAATTTTCCATTGCTGAGTAGTTTTTATCTTGCGTAAGTCAATAAGCTTTAAACCTGCCATCATAGTCTTACAGAAAGGAAACCTGGTTCTGTAATAGTCTATTACACCAATATGCAATGAATTCTCTTTAATTGTATTACGGTAGATAACATTTCAACTGAAAACGCTTACAAATGCTTAGAATAAAACCAAATGTGTATATACACATTTCTgcatctatatgaacttgtatgtAACTGAAGGTGTGAACATATTTCCAAAAGCTGCTTCTGTTTACATTCTTGCATTTCTGTAACCCCTCGATGAAGCCAAGTGCTGCGGGTCTCCTCTCATTTCAGGGGAGCCATGTGTAGTGCTTCGAGGATCACGAAAAGGAGGTGAAGGGAAGAGAGTCTCAGTATGACAGTCGTCATCACTTAATTGTAAAGGTGGTGTTCTTGCAGCGTGGCACGTGCGTCCTAAAGAATAAACAATTGTACTTAGCTAGgtctacatactgtatgtgtacGTATGTGCAATTAGTTGTTAGTTAATATTCACTTATAATAGTTATTATGCTAATGCCccaagcaaaaaagcgctgttggGAAAACTGCAatggaaacacattgtggtttttccctgcACCGCTTTTCACGGAAAGTCCGCAGTTTTcctgtgtggactttctgcttcaattatacctataggaaaactgacAACTTTTCCATAGGTTTAAtcaacatactgcaatttccaaaaacttaaCGGTTTAGAAAATTAGGAATTAGAAAAACGCCACAGTTGCGCTATTTCAGtatagctgatctgtgaggatccTAGGTGTTAGATCACCGCAGATCTCATAGTGATGGTCTGTTctaagcataggccatcaatataaaaaaattagATAGCCACTTTAACTGATTGAAGTGACCCCCTCCAGTCTCAGCTTCCAGGAGCCTTCACAAGTAAAAAAGCAGCGCATAGATTTCAGCTTGCAATAGAGAAACTGGAGAAAGAATAAAGAAGCGCAGCATTCCATAGAAAGCagccaaagtttgttaaaaagtTTTACGACATGTCACAAATGCtagcagaaaatgaaaagttattCAAAAACTTAGGTACGCTTTAAGAAGAAAATAATTGGGCATGGTGAAATTGTATTTCGTCAAGATTTAGCACTATTGAgagcccatacacattacatggtcaGCTATTCCAATTGATATTGGTGAGGTCTGGCCAACATTCATCTTGTGTATGGCCATGTTAGCGGGTGTTCAAATCTCCCACTAAAATATAATCTTTAAATCTGAGCAAATTTTTGTATCTTTTGTAGGACTCTCTTAACTAGATAGACctcctgtagaaaaaaaaaaaaaaaaacataaaatgtctCATCAGTAAATGTTTCCCTACTGTCTCTGGACCAATGCAGTATTCAAGATACAACAGGTTGGGGATCGTCTGCTGTACACTAGGTCTTTCTTATACTGATAAGTTCAGCACTTGCCAAGAAATTTCTATATTCAAGTTGATTTAACCTATCCAAGTGAAAATATGTAAAAAACCCAATGTTTCCTATGTCTTTAATCCTCTacaccagtctttctcaaagtgggcgagaacgcccccttgtgggcgctggaggcctataggggggcagtaaagggcacagagaagatttggggggggggggtttgaagcggtttaggggggcgatggctaatttaaaggggtggtatcataacaaggatcctatctatactgcttgttaatgtggatttaagacttttcctaaatacattgcttcagcaaaactgctttgtttgtccactatcttactttattcacttcattatggacactagcacctggccccctgctcattgctgagggagccacatgacgtagctccctgctgtgttgggggagagtggggggggggggggcggctgagtgtacggagccagcctgtgtctgcaccacacatacacatcacctagctccctgctgtgagatagaggggggtgtgtgtggaataagtgctgcttttttatataaagcagtctaaatcctactgggctaaaggacctggtctctctgttcactaggataaagctttattatatagagcaggctgcttgtgggcagaggagccaggtcctttaggaaactccgtacaaggtaaatccgagtctacaggaccttttgatgacatcacaggcccttcagtcaacccataggatcacgctatgtggcgggcggagctacacactaatttgggggcggggctaattgacgcgagcaaacaggaagaaagaagatttttaggcagcttagaaggcagatcaagcttcatgaggctacccctttaaaattgtttttttgcttttaacacaaactttaccgctttaCCGAATTTTGActacaaaagccaatcccgcaattttaccctggattgtggtccatcgttcaacgatttttgatagcattcccatcatcgtatttgtgtgaacgtggatttagtgctgtggcaacgttgctaactaaaaagagaaatcggttgcagattaccgaacgcggtgacttacggctgtttttgagtaaattcgagcctgatattaacaaacttgttaaaaatcatcaaattcatccttcacattagattagttttaaaattaaaattgaaatgtttgttttaataacatgaataaaagttttcctaatattacaaaatggtgttttatatTACcttcatcagaaagtcttattttcacatgacacacataatttaattattaacataatgactgcgattgtgatttttaagatgtagtaaagtaaaaaaatttggaagggcgctagaaaataattctcgaagtgggcggtagacaaaataagtttgagaacctctgctctacACTAATATTACCTATTGTAAATCCATAAGACCTAGACTAGTCCTGCTTACCTCTCTCTCTACTTGTAGACACTTCTCGGTTAGACATTGCAATATGGCGGAGCCGTAATCCGTCATACAGCCCCTGCAACTTATTATACAGTCGGTTTCGTTCCATCAGCTTCTCTGAGAGGTCACTGTATTTTGTCTTGTATTCCTCCAGGATTTTCTTTAGAGAATTCACTTCTCCCTTCATGGCTACTAACTCAGAATCCTTGCTTTGAATTTGCTGGTTATAATGTTTTTCCAATTGCTTCAGATGTCCTTCTGCCTGGCTGTATCTATATTCCTGGTACAATCGCTCCTGGTAAACCTGATTACAAATTCACAGAATGACTTATGTGATGAGAGTCAATGACACTGGACTGTGTTGGCTTTATAGACATATGATTGCATCTTTTATCCATCATGCTAGATTATTGGCAACAAATAGCCCCGTGTTAACAATCATAGGCTACCGATAACCAATCCATGTGAATGGGGGAGAAAACATCCCACATGTACTTTGCATCAGGCAGTGTATTTGGAAGGTGCAGACGAGCACTGTTAGACATCATTATCATTGCAGTAAGCTTGTCTTACCTGTGTAATACCAGCCTTACTCCCTATAATGTAGATGTCATTCAGATGTGTAGGCTTGGACTGGTCCACAGAAGAACAAGTGAATTCAACCAGTGggctatgggctagttcacacgcaattacCGTGTTATCCGTGTGTCATTTAATCACAGCCTGACAGTAGTGCACATGTCGCCTAACTGGGTATGGATATGGGTTTGAAGTATGGGGTTGAGGGTAGAGGAAATGAGGTTATGGGAGGGTCACGTCAAACAGTTACAgtatttccccctacgcccaacagcagcacaactggggtattcctgcccctaatgagctgttaggacaggtggaatttttaattacctaacagcttttgacccctataagaggccggaagacatgctcctcccttgtgtttttttctgtcctgtgggacaggacaggtggtagggggagcaggggttctgacatctcataggggtctgctactctctctcccccctccttcttacctgacaagcggaagactttgctatatttttcctttctttttgctcTTCTGAGCCTCTGCTGCTTCCTCCCCCGCCGGGGGAGCCCGCCGGCTCATGCGTGCGCCTGGAGTGCTGCCGCGCCGGAGCCGGGCTTCCCTGCGCGGCTAGGACCCTTTCTCCTGGGAACCGTTTTTTGGTTCCCCGGGTCCGCCGCCCTACTCGTCCGCTGTGCGTGCGCGGTATGCGGTTCGCGGGGGTGAACGAAACCCCCTGGAGACGAGCGGATGCCGGGGTTCCTGAGAGGGGGGGGACGCCTCCAGTTTCTGGGGATCCTGTCAGTATTGAGGGGCCCCCCCTCTGTGAGTTTTTGCCTTTGCCCCCCAAAAAGGATTCCCCAAAGAAGGGGCATGCCCTTTTTTAGTCCTGGCCTATATATCCCCCTCCAAAACCATCTTTCAGTGCCTGTTGCTCCGGTTACTAGCACCTCAACTAGAGAAGCTCCTTGGTCAATTTGTCCTAGAAAGCAGCTCCGTTGATTCAGGTTTGGGGGAGGCGGCCAGGGGGAAGGGATGGTAGCGGTTCCCACTATGGGAGGGCAAAGGTTGTTAGTattatttttctttgttccttctcagaatgtcttcttcttcctcctctactgtTCCTCCTCGGAGGAAGGCCGTGgcaaagaggaaacatctttcatgcgctacctgcagagtcccactgcctgacgactcccagtttcgtttttgtccaggatgtagagccccccttctgaggcaacccccatgcgggagatggtatcctgggtgaagggcttcgtccaggactccatgaaaaggatggagtCCTCAGCCAAAAGACCACGGCTGGACTGCGAGTTGTCCCTTCCGCCCCTGGAGAACCTGCGCCTGAGGGACGTGGAGTCATCATCCGAttctgaggaggaaaaggagatctTCCCCTTAGAGAAGATGTCCAGGGTGTTCAAGACACTTAGGATCAGAGTCCGGGAAGGTGGTGAAGGCCCAAGTcgaaggtctcgtaccttcaggccgtCCTCGGAAATGCTTTGCCTGATGGAGatcgaatggaggcacccggaaaaACCCTTTGCGCCATCCAAGCGATTTAAGACCTTATTCCCGGTCCCTGAGGGTcagctaaaggcgtggggtcctccgCCGAAGGTTGACGTCGCTGTGGCGAAGCTGTCAAGACGCACTGTCCTCCCGAAAGAGGACGGGTCGAGTCACAAGGATCCGATGGATCGTCGGGTGGAAGGATCACTGAGACGAGTCTA carries:
- the LOC142203752 gene encoding E3 ubiquitin-protein ligase CCNB1IP1-like; translated protein: MSACDDVLVCNFPKCRGKLSSRAWVTACSHIFCEQHGSGQSTQTTTVCPACNSTLSSRMDIKHTELNPAEEKKAIMLAGLRPEIVLDICSRALVFWTYQVYQERLYQEYRYSQAEGHLKQLEKHYNQQIQSKDSELVAMKGEVNSLKKILEEYKTKYSDLSEKLMERNRLYNKLQGLYDGLRLRHIAMSNREVSTSRERGRTCHAARTPPLQLSDDDCHTETLFPSPPFRDPRSTTHGSPEMRGDPQHLASSRGYRNARM